One Candidatus Methylomirabilota bacterium genomic window carries:
- a CDS encoding ATP-binding cassette domain-containing protein, whose translation MLKLEGVQVRLRGFVILRGITLEVPAGGLIGLVGRNGAGKTTTLKSISGILPVAAGTISFDGTELLRVPGHQRARLGIGYMPEDRRLIGTLTVEDNISLPAWASRLEGAEKRLAYIYRLMPDVKALAGRRASQLSGGQQKTVALARALMSGTKLLLLDEPFEGLSPALGEKLATTITELQQDGLSVLMAESDQRRIGFAQTIYSIERGEIV comes from the coding sequence ATGCTCAAGCTCGAGGGCGTCCAAGTCAGACTCAGAGGATTCGTCATCCTTAGGGGGATCACGCTGGAGGTCCCCGCGGGAGGCCTGATCGGTCTCGTCGGGCGCAACGGGGCCGGCAAGACCACGACCCTCAAGAGCATTTCGGGAATCCTGCCCGTTGCTGCGGGGACGATCTCGTTCGACGGAACCGAACTCCTGCGGGTCCCCGGTCATCAGCGAGCTCGCCTGGGCATCGGCTACATGCCCGAGGATCGGCGGCTGATCGGCACGCTGACCGTGGAGGACAACATCTCGCTGCCGGCCTGGGCGAGTCGGCTGGAGGGCGCTGAGAAACGGCTGGCCTACATTTACCGGCTGATGCCCGACGTGAAGGCGCTGGCCGGACGCCGGGCATCGCAGCTGAGCGGTGGACAGCAGAAGACGGTCGCCCTGGCCAGGGCGCTCATGAGCGGCACGAAGCTGCTGCTGCTGGACGAGCCGTTCGAAGGGCTGTCCCCGGCACTGGGGGAGAAACTCGCCACAACGATCACGGAGCTCCAGCAGGACGGCCTTTCGGTGCTGATGGCCGAGTCCGATCAGAGGCGGATCGGCTTCGCCCAAACTATCTACAGTATCGAGCGCGGGGAGATTGTCTAA
- a CDS encoding ATP-binding cassette domain-containing protein gives MVRAADAITVEIRAGELVGIVGANGSGKTTFLNIITGYLKPDRGRVLFMGEDRTGLPPRVITKLGIARSFQIPQLYTDLSVLESLLLSLAAEAGKGTAFWQPLYRRRWIDPGLELLDRFGLKAYAHRPVSELPEGGRKLLDIALSFALKPKLLLMDEPTSSVSIEDKFQVMDTLMKVVGETRLTTVFVEHDMEVVQRYSRRVIAFDNGRVIADGEPASVLADPDVRKAVLGRA, from the coding sequence ATGGTCAGGGCGGCCGACGCGATCACGGTGGAGATCCGGGCCGGAGAATTGGTCGGCATTGTCGGGGCGAACGGCTCCGGAAAGACCACTTTTCTGAACATCATCACCGGTTACCTGAAGCCCGATCGCGGGCGCGTGCTCTTCATGGGGGAGGACCGTACCGGCCTCCCACCCCGGGTCATCACGAAGCTCGGGATCGCCCGCTCGTTCCAGATCCCTCAGCTTTACACGGACCTCAGTGTCCTTGAGAGTCTCCTCCTCTCCCTGGCGGCCGAGGCCGGGAAAGGGACTGCGTTCTGGCAGCCGCTGTACCGGCGCCGGTGGATAGACCCGGGTCTTGAACTCCTCGACCGGTTCGGCCTGAAAGCCTACGCGCACCGGCCGGTGAGCGAGCTCCCCGAGGGCGGCCGGAAGCTTTTGGACATCGCCCTCTCCTTCGCCCTGAAGCCGAAGCTCCTCCTGATGGACGAGCCCACGAGCAGCGTCAGCATCGAAGACAAGTTCCAGGTCATGGATACCCTCATGAAGGTCGTAGGGGAGACCCGCCTCACGACCGTCTTCGTGGAACACGACATGGAGGTGGTCCAGCGGTACAGCCGCCGGGTCATCGCCTTCGACAATGGTCGTGTGATTGCGGACGGCGAGCCCGCGAGCGTCCTCGCGGACCCCGACGTCAGGAAGGCCGTCCTCGGTCGAGCGTAG
- a CDS encoding branched-chain amino acid ABC transporter permease gives MEAKRLPLAPLVGAALLVAVPIVLPDWMKFIVTLAMAKFMAVLSVALFLRANQVTFGHAMFYAVGAYTVGFGAKWFGVRDAVLLVPLGALFGAAVAALVGLVMARYREVFFAMLNLAFSMMLYGAFLKLYWVTGGTDGLSAGIPKFLGYAPSREYLRDFLYYTALGVTGVVIYAVYRFLASPLGFYLKAMADNEIRIEYSGESVRHVMYVTYVLSGALGGVGGVLAAFTVGHIVPEYSFWIQSGEFVFVALLGGYGSAVGPLVGSIAFEFIRTYASKYFPNEWQMVLGIIMLAIILFRPGGLWTIYEGIAARFGRREREVERA, from the coding sequence ATGGAAGCCAAGCGGCTCCCCCTGGCGCCCCTGGTGGGCGCAGCCCTGCTCGTGGCGGTGCCCATCGTGTTACCGGACTGGATGAAGTTCATTGTCACGCTCGCCATGGCCAAATTCATGGCGGTCTTGTCCGTGGCACTCTTTTTGAGAGCCAACCAGGTGACCTTCGGCCACGCCATGTTCTATGCCGTGGGCGCCTATACCGTCGGCTTCGGGGCCAAGTGGTTTGGCGTGCGGGACGCCGTGCTCTTGGTCCCGCTGGGTGCGCTCTTTGGCGCGGCGGTGGCGGCCCTGGTCGGTCTCGTGATGGCAAGATACCGGGAAGTCTTCTTCGCCATGCTCAATCTGGCCTTCTCGATGATGCTCTACGGGGCCTTCCTCAAGCTCTACTGGGTAACTGGCGGCACCGACGGCTTGAGTGCAGGCATCCCCAAGTTCCTCGGGTACGCCCCGTCGAGGGAGTACCTGAGGGATTTTCTCTATTACACTGCGCTCGGTGTCACGGGGGTCGTCATCTATGCGGTCTACCGGTTCCTGGCCTCGCCACTCGGCTTCTACCTGAAGGCCATGGCGGACAACGAGATCCGGATCGAGTACTCGGGCGAGTCCGTGCGACACGTCATGTACGTCACCTACGTTCTCTCGGGTGCGCTCGGCGGGGTCGGGGGCGTTCTGGCGGCGTTTACCGTGGGGCACATCGTGCCGGAGTATTCCTTCTGGATCCAATCGGGTGAGTTCGTCTTCGTCGCCCTGCTGGGTGGCTACGGCAGCGCGGTGGGACCTCTCGTGGGATCCATCGCCTTCGAGTTCATCCGGACCTACGCCTCGAAGTACTTCCCGAACGAATGGCAGATGGTGCTAGGGATCATCATGCTCGCCATCATCCTCTTCCGCCCCGGTGGGTTGTGGACGATCTACGAGGGGATAGCGGCCCGCTTCGGGCGCCGGGAGCGCGAGGTCGAGCGTGCCTGA
- a CDS encoding branched-chain amino acid ABC transporter permease — protein MRTLTIILLDGAVFAAVLFLISVGLTLVFGVLRILNVSHGGIYAFGAYLATFLALRLLEIGGSPYLTYLMLLVGPVIVGLIAGPLIERVFLQRVYGRAEAIQLLLTFSIFLILDDLMKLIWGTKPLFVSEPYKLLGEFSIAGIRYSWYQVLLILVSIVFGGALVWAVRGTRFGKIVVSVINDREISQAIGINVNRIFMVSFTLGAFCAALGGALVAPTIAVVPGFAVDATVLAFAVIAIGGMGSLEGAALGALIVGLLRALAVHLLPEADLVVIYLAMILVLVARPQGLFGQVELRRI, from the coding sequence ATGAGAACACTCACCATCATTCTCCTCGATGGCGCAGTGTTCGCGGCCGTCCTCTTCCTGATCTCCGTGGGCCTCACGCTGGTGTTCGGGGTCCTGCGCATTCTGAACGTCTCTCACGGGGGCATTTACGCTTTCGGAGCATACCTGGCGACCTTCCTGGCGCTGAGGCTCCTGGAGATCGGCGGCAGCCCGTACCTGACGTATCTGATGCTGCTGGTGGGGCCGGTGATCGTCGGCCTGATCGCCGGGCCCCTGATCGAGCGCGTGTTCCTGCAGCGAGTCTACGGACGAGCCGAGGCGATTCAGCTCCTGCTGACCTTTTCCATCTTCCTGATCCTGGACGATCTGATGAAGCTCATCTGGGGGACCAAGCCGCTGTTCGTTAGCGAGCCGTACAAGCTCCTCGGGGAATTCTCCATCGCAGGGATTCGCTATTCCTGGTACCAGGTGCTGCTGATCCTCGTGTCGATCGTCTTCGGGGGGGCATTGGTCTGGGCCGTGCGCGGCACCCGCTTTGGGAAGATCGTGGTCTCGGTGATCAACGACCGGGAGATCAGCCAGGCGATCGGCATCAACGTGAACCGCATCTTCATGGTGTCCTTCACCCTGGGCGCCTTCTGTGCGGCGCTCGGCGGCGCTCTCGTCGCTCCCACGATCGCGGTGGTCCCCGGGTTCGCCGTGGACGCCACGGTGCTGGCATTCGCCGTGATCGCCATCGGGGGCATGGGAAGCCTCGAAGGGGCGGCCCTCGGAGCACTGATCGTGGGGCTGCTCCGGGCCCTGGCCGTCCATCTGCTCCCCGAGGCAGACCTCGTAGTGATCTACCTGGCGATGATCCTGGTCCTGGTGGCCCGGCCCCAGGGGCTCTTCGGGCAGGTGGAGCTCCGGAGGATCTGA
- a CDS encoding ABC transporter substrate-binding protein, whose translation MQRVGKPRIRPWLSLLTIGILILAASLPATGAPPAGAPAELKVGFVDFFSGAAATFGISGKNTAEWLVDKWNKEGGIRGVKVKLVMVDEAGGPDKQVTEFRRLVLDEKVEAVVGYTSSANCLAVAPVAEELKVLTVIHICGTHRLTEDRQIKYVFRTSNSQAADSVMAARYVLAMKPNVKTIAGANEDYAWGRDSWEAFRIAIQRLKPDVKVVAELWTKIQAGEYSAEISKLLAAKPDVIHSSFWGGGLITFVKQGAPRGLLKDSLVFFSTGEQALQDLKKDMPDGVIVAPRATSGYFLHPDPDRNPLQKEFVQGLKARFDRYPDYPAHRTYQALAGLKAAFEKAIDQGGGRWPKNEDVIKAFEGLTWQTPYGLITMRPDHQVVHDGAVGLTKFNAKYGFPTLERLVAVRAAEIMPPVGMKTLDWVAALKK comes from the coding sequence ATGCAGAGGGTAGGTAAACCGAGAATACGGCCCTGGCTGAGCCTGCTCACCATCGGGATCCTGATCTTGGCGGCCTCGCTCCCGGCCACCGGGGCGCCGCCGGCGGGGGCCCCCGCCGAGCTGAAGGTGGGCTTCGTCGATTTCTTCTCCGGCGCGGCGGCCACCTTCGGCATTTCGGGAAAGAACACGGCGGAGTGGCTCGTCGACAAGTGGAACAAGGAAGGGGGAATCCGGGGGGTCAAGGTCAAGCTGGTGATGGTGGACGAGGCCGGCGGTCCCGACAAGCAGGTCACTGAGTTCCGGCGCCTGGTCCTGGACGAAAAAGTGGAAGCCGTCGTCGGCTACACCTCCAGCGCCAACTGCCTGGCCGTGGCCCCCGTGGCGGAGGAGCTGAAGGTTCTCACCGTCATCCATATCTGCGGGACCCACCGCCTCACCGAGGACCGGCAGATCAAGTACGTCTTCCGAACCTCCAACAGCCAGGCGGCCGACAGCGTGATGGCGGCCCGCTACGTGCTGGCCATGAAGCCCAATGTGAAGACGATCGCCGGGGCCAACGAGGACTACGCCTGGGGGCGGGATTCCTGGGAAGCCTTCAGGATCGCGATCCAGCGGCTCAAGCCGGACGTCAAAGTGGTGGCGGAACTGTGGACGAAGATCCAGGCCGGCGAGTACTCGGCGGAGATCTCCAAGCTCCTGGCGGCCAAGCCCGATGTGATCCATTCGAGCTTCTGGGGCGGCGGCCTGATCACCTTCGTCAAGCAGGGAGCGCCGCGGGGGTTGCTCAAGGACAGCCTGGTGTTCTTCAGCACGGGCGAGCAGGCGCTCCAGGACCTCAAGAAGGACATGCCGGACGGGGTGATCGTGGCTCCCCGCGCCACGTCGGGCTACTTCCTCCACCCGGACCCCGACAGGAACCCCCTGCAGAAGGAGTTCGTCCAGGGCTTGAAGGCCCGCTTCGACCGCTACCCCGACTACCCGGCCCACCGCACCTACCAGGCGCTGGCGGGCCTGAAGGCGGCCTTCGAGAAGGCCATTGACCAGGGAGGCGGACGCTGGCCGAAGAACGAGGATGTCATCAAGGCCTTCGAGGGCCTGACCTGGCAGACGCCGTACGGACTCATCACCATGCGGCCCGATCACCAGGTGGTCCATGACGGGGCCGTCGGCCTGACCAAGTTCAACGCGAAGTACGGCTTCCCCACGCTGGAGCGGCTCGTCGCAGTGCGGGCGGCGGAGATCATGCCCCCGGTCGGGATGAAGACGCTGGACTGGGTGGCGGCGCTGAAGAAATAG
- a CDS encoding dihydrodipicolinate synthase family protein → MHQPLTFSGIMPANILPFRADLSIDEPAYRTHLGWLAATRGVTGIVANGHAAEVSSLSREERRRALAIALDQVGPKCPVVAGVYADGTQEAVELARDAQAEGAAGVLVFPPTLFMWGAQLKPDMAIRHFSEIAAKVDLPIIVFEYPPASGIGYSPETLARLAEIPGVAAVKDWSNDIVAFELNLRALRRTGRPVAMLSSFTMSLMASFLLGADGAISGMGSVVADLQAELFEACQKGDLDGARRLNDRLEPLVGVFYAPPFVDMHNRMKEALVLLGRIPAARVRPPLTPVSAAEREAIKRALAAAGLPRYRS, encoded by the coding sequence ATGCATCAGCCGCTGACCTTCTCGGGAATCATGCCGGCCAACATCTTGCCCTTCCGGGCCGACCTGTCCATCGACGAGCCCGCCTACCGCACGCACTTGGGCTGGCTGGCCGCCACCCGCGGGGTCACCGGCATCGTGGCCAACGGCCACGCCGCCGAGGTCTCGTCGCTCTCCCGCGAGGAGCGCAGGCGCGCGCTGGCCATCGCGCTCGACCAGGTCGGGCCGAAGTGTCCGGTGGTGGCCGGCGTCTACGCCGACGGCACCCAGGAAGCCGTGGAGCTGGCGCGCGACGCCCAGGCCGAGGGGGCCGCCGGCGTGCTGGTGTTCCCACCGACGCTCTTCATGTGGGGCGCGCAGCTCAAGCCCGACATGGCGATCCGCCACTTCTCCGAGATCGCGGCGAAGGTCGATCTACCCATCATCGTCTTCGAGTATCCGCCGGCCTCGGGCATCGGCTACTCCCCGGAGACGCTGGCGCGCCTGGCCGAGATCCCGGGAGTGGCGGCCGTGAAGGACTGGTCGAACGACATCGTGGCGTTCGAGCTCAACCTGCGTGCCCTGCGCCGGACCGGACGTCCGGTGGCGATGCTGTCGTCGTTCACCATGTCGCTCATGGCGTCGTTTCTCCTCGGCGCCGACGGCGCGATCTCGGGGATGGGCAGCGTTGTCGCCGACCTCCAGGCCGAGCTGTTCGAAGCATGCCAGAAGGGCGACCTCGACGGCGCCCGGCGTCTCAACGACCGGCTGGAGCCGCTGGTCGGGGTCTTCTACGCGCCGCCCTTCGTGGACATGCACAACCGCATGAAGGAGGCGCTCGTCCTGCTCGGGCGGATTCCCGCTGCCCGCGTCCGCCCGCCACTGACGCCGGTTTCCGCGGCGGAGCGCGAAGCGATCAAGAGGGCGCTGGCTGCCGCCGGGCTCCCACGTTATCGAAGCTAG